A stretch of DNA from Candidatus Omnitrophota bacterium:
CCCGCACACCACCTTTCACGCCGAAGTCTACTGCCTGACCAAGGAAGAGGGCGGGCGGCACACGGCCTTTGTCCAAGGCTACCGGCCGCAGTTCTACTTCCGCACGACCGACGTCACCGGCAACGTCACCTTGCCTGCCGGCACTGAGATGGTCATGCCGGGGGATAACATCACGGTGACGGTGGAGCTCATCCAGCCCGTGGCGATGGAGAAAGAGCAGCGCTTCGCGATTCGCGAAGGCGGCAAGACCGTGGGGGCCGGGGTGATTACGGAGATCGTGAAATAACCAATGGCACAACCAGCTCCGAGAATTCGAGTTAAATTGAAGGCCTACGACCACCGCGTGCTTGATCTCTCCACCAGAGAGATCATTGAGACGGTGGAGCGAACCGGAGCCAAGATTTCCGGGCCCGTGCCGCTGCCGTCGAAACGCGAGCTCTACACCGTGCTGCGGTCGCCCTTTATTGACAAGAAATCCCGAGAGCAGTTCCAGCTCGTGACGCATAAGCGACTGATTGATATTCTTGAGCCGACATCGAAAACGATTGATGCGCTGCGAAAATTGAACCTGCCCTCCGGCGTGTATGTGGAAGTAAAATAGGGTCAATGATGATTGGTTTACTCGGCAAAAAACTCGGCATGACGCACACCTACGACGAGCATGGCCGCAGAATGGCGGTGACCGCGATCCAGGCCGGACCGTGCACGATTCTGCAGCTCCGCGAACCCGGCAAGCACGGCTACGGCGCAGTGCAGTTGGGCTTTGAGCCGATCGCGGAGACGAAACTCACGAAACCGGCGGCCGGCCAATTCAAGAAACTGCGCCTCGCGCCATTCCGCTATACGCGGGAGCTTCGCCTGCCCGCAGCACAGAGCAACGGCGAGCAGGAGCTCAAAGCCGGCCAGCAGCTGACCGTCGACCTCTTTCAGGAGTATGAGCTGGTGGACATCTCAGGGATCTCCATCGGCAAAGGATTCCAGGGCGGGATGAAGCGCTGGGGATGGCATGGCGGCGGAGAAACGCATGGGTCGATGTCCCATCGAGCGCCTGGTTCCATCGGCTCCACCACCACCCCAGGCCGCGTGTTCCGCGGCCACCACCTCCCCGGCCACATGGGCGATCGGCGCACCACGATCCAGCATGTCCGAATCGTCGGGATCTACCCGGAAAAGAACGTCCTGCTGCTGGAAGGGTCTGTCCCGGGTGCCGACAATGAGCTGATTGCCGTCACGAAATCCATCAAACGGCCCGGCGCGATGAGAAAACCGCAGGCGATCCTCAACATCGTCGATGAGGATGACGAGAATCTCAGCAAAACCGCCAAGGCAGCCAAGAAAAAGCTGCCGACGAAGCCAGCCGCATGAACCTCTCCCTCTTTGACATGCATGGCAAGGAAATCGGCCAACTCGACCTCAACCCAGACCTCTGGGACGGCAAGGTCAACCTCGCGCTGCTCTCGCAGGCGATCGCGATGTATCGCACAAACCAGCGGTTCGGCTTGGCCTCGACGAAGACGCGCAGCGATGTCTCCGGCGGCGGCAAAAAACCGTGGAAACAAAAGCACACCGGCCGCGCGCGCGCCGGATCCACACGGTCGCCCCTGTGGCGCCACGGCGGCTCGGTCTTCGGCCCCCGGCCGCGGAATGCGCATTACCGGCTGCCGCAAGCCATGCGCCGGCAAGCGCTCTTGGAGAGCCTGAAAGGCAAGCTGCGCGATCAGGAATTGGTGGTGATCGACCGCCTGAGCGCCGAGACCCCGAAGACCAAGACGTTCGCCACGCTTGCCAAAACGTTTCAAGCGCCGCGGCGATCGGTGATCGTCCTGCATGAGGCGACTGAAGCGCTCGTCAAATCGCTTCGCAACCTTCGGGTCTTTGAGCTCGCTTCCGCGGCAGCCCTGAATGCGTTTGACGTGCTCAACGCCCACAAAGTGCTCATGACGAAGGCCGCTTTTGATCGCCTGGAGCAGCGAGTCACCCATGACCATAGCGCCAACTGAGATCATCAAGCGCGTCCTGCAGACAGAGAAGGGCACGCGGCTCGCAAAAGACGATCAATATTTGTTGAACGTGGCCGTGAGCGCGAACAAGGTAGAAATCCGCCGAGCCGTCGAAGCGCTCTTTCAGGTGAAGGTTCAACAGGTCAATACGCATATCGGACATGGCAAGTGGCGCCGGCTCTCCACCCGCGCCGGCCGCCGGCCGGACTGGAAGCGCGCAATCGTGACCGTGGGCAAGGGCCAAAAAATTGAAGTGAAAACATAATGGGCATTAAAACACATAAACCAACCACGTCGACGATGCGGTTTCAGGTCACCTCGGACTTCGCCGAGCTGACGACGGATACGCCGTATAAGCCGCTCTTGGAGCCCATGCGAAAGACCGGCGGCCGCAACAACCATGGCCATATCACGAGCCGTTTTATGGGCGGGGGCCATAAGCAGATGTACCGCCGCATCGACTTTTACCGGCGGGATAAAGCCGGCATGCCGGCCAAGGTGCTGACGGTGGAGTACGACCCGAACCGCAGCGCGCGCATCGCGCTCATCGAGTATGAGGATAAGGAGCGGCGCTACATTCTGTGGCCGGATGGGTTGGCGGTCGGCGAGACGATCATGGCCGGCGATGACGCGGACGTCAAAGTGGGCAACGCGCTGCCGCTCTCGCGGATTCCGCCAGGACAAATGATCCACAACATCGAGCTGCAGCAGCGGCATGGCGGCCAGATTGTCCGCTCGGCCGGCTCGGCGGCAACGATCCAAGCCAAAGAGGGCGAGCTGGCGCATGTGAAATTGCCCTCAGGAGAAGTCCGGCTCGTGCATCAGGAGTGCTGGGCGACCATCGGGCAAGTCGGCAACGCCGACCACAAGTCGTTCGTCCTCGGCAAGGCCGGACGTTCCCGATGGCTCGGGCGCAGGCCGCATGTCCGCGGGATTGCCATGAATCCGATCGACCATCCCCATGGCGGCGGCGAAGGCAAGTCCGGCCAGGGCAACCCGCATCCGGTGTCGCCGTGGGGCTGGCACACGAAGGGGCGCAAGACCCGCAACCGGAACAAGTATTCGGCGCGCGTGATTGTCACCAGAAGAACATAACACGGATACATACACATGGGACGCTCAGCTAAGAAGGGGGCCTTTGTCGATGAGCCGCTGCTGCGAAAAATCCAGGTCGCACAGCAGACCCGAGACCGCAAGCCGATCAAGACGTGGTCGCGCCGCTCAACAGTCACACCCGACTTTCTCGGGCTGAACTTTATGGTGCACAATGGCCGCGCGTTTACGCCGGTGTTCGTGACGGAAAACATGGTGGGGCACAAGCTCGGAGAGTTCGCGCCCACGAGAATTTTTAAGAAGCATGGCGGCGTGAAGAAGGCGGTCGCCGGTCCGGTTGGCACTACCGCCACCACGTCCATCGCCGCCCCAGCCGCCGCGGCCGCCGAGAAGAAGTAAGAGAACACATCCATGATTGCACGAGCCGTTGCGAAATACGTCAGAATGACGCCGCGCAAGGCCGGCTACGTCATGGTGCCGCTGCGGCAACGGACGGTGGCGGAAGCGCTCGCCCTGCTGTCGACCGCCAATCGGCGCGCCGCAGGACCCATCGCCAAACTGGTGGCCTCGGCGTTTGCCAATGCCCGGGCGCGCAACCCGGAATTGCAGCCAGAGCACGTCGTCATCACCAAGGCCGTGGCGAACGAAGGGCCGCGATGGAAGCGCTTCCGCGCAGCCGCGTTTGGGCGCGCGGCACGCGTGCTGAAGCGAACGACGCATCTGACGGTTGAGCTTGATAGAAAATCATGATCCAGCAGATAGCACATAGCCGATAGCAGACAGGGGACGCATGGGACATAAAGTCAATCCGCAGTGTTTGCGCTTGAGCATTTCGCGCGGCTGGAACTCGAAGTGGTTTTCGCCGGATAAGAAGCAATTCCGGCAGCAGCTGGGGGAGGACCGGAAGATTCGCGAGCTGCTCCAAAAAGAGCTGGCGTCCGCCGCCGTCTCCCGGGTGATCATCGAGCGCTCCGCGGAACGGGTGCGCATCACCATCCATACGGCGCGGCCCGGGATTCTGATCGGCCGCCGCGGTGAAAGCATCGAACGGATCAAAACCCTCGTGCAGCAGATCATCGGCACGGGACAGCAGCTTGACATCAAATACGTGGAGATCACGAATCCCGCCATCGATGCGCAGCTCGTGGCGGACTCGCTGGCCTTTCAGCTGGAAAAGCGGATCGCGTTCCGCCGGGCGATGAAACGCGCGATTCAGCAAGCGATGGACTCCAAGGATTGCAAGGGGATTAAGGTCGTCTGCGACGGCCGGCTGGCCGGAGCCGAAATGACCCGACGGGAGGTCTATCGGGTCGGGAAGGTGCCGCTCAGCACGCTCCGCTCCAACATTGAGTTCGGTGTTTCGACGGCGCATACCACGGCCGGCTGCATCGGCACGAAAGTCTGGATCTGCCGAGGAGATTTGGTGTCGCTGGAACGCGAGAAGCGCCCGGTACTTCGCGCCCGCTCAGCGATGCCAGAACCGTCGGCCACCTCGACACCGGTCACAACGTAGGCGCTGCCATGTCACTCTTACTGCCAAAACGGATCAAGTATCGCAAGGCGTTCCGCGGCAAGCGGCGCGGAGTCGCCAAGGGGGGCACCGCGCTGGCCTTCGGCGAGTTCGGGCTCAAGGCGCTTGAGAACGGCTGGGTCACGGCGGCGCAAATCGAGGCATGCCGCGTGGCGATCAGCCGCTCGCTCGCCCGCGGCGGCAAATCATGGCTGCGCATCTTCCCGGATAAGCCCTGCACCGTGCACGGCCAGGAAAAACCGATGGGCGCCGGCAAGGGGCTGGTGGATCATTGGGTCGCCGTCGTCAAGCGCGGGCGGATCATGTTTGAAGTGGACGGAATCCCTGAGCCGTTGGCCAAGGCCACCTTCCGGCTGGCTGCCTGCAAATTGCCGATTCGCACCAGTCTCGTGAGCCGAAAGAACGCATAACATGGCCACACCGACGCGGCAGACGATCAAGGATCTGAGGGCGATGTCGACCCCTGACCTTCAGCAACAGCTGCACGCGCTTCGTCAGGAGCTCTGGCAGCAGCGGCTGAAAGCCAAGGCCGGCGCCTTGCAGCAAACGCATCTGATTACGATGACGCGCCGGCAAATCGCCCGGGCCTTCACCGTGTTGCGCGAAACCCGGACACCCGCATGAGCCCAATGACTGAGCCCGCCGCCGCATCCCGTGCCAGCCGGAAAGTCCGCATCGGCACGGTGGTCAGCAACAAGATGAAGAAAACCATCGTCGTGCGTGTGAACCGCCTGGTGAAGCACCCGAAGTACCAGCGGATCATCCGCCAATCGAGCACCTTTAAGGCGCATGACGAAACCAATAGCGCGGCGATCGGCGACTGGGTCAAAATCATGGAAACGCGCCCGCTCTCAAAAGATAAGCGATGGCGCCTCGTGGAAATCGTGCGGCGCGCATCAACCGCTCCGGCGGTGCCGGGCGGCGAAGAAGAACCTGCGGATGACCGCACGAAGACTCCGCAGATGACCGCAGATCAGCAGCCATCTTCATCGCCGTCTGCGGCTCAAGGAATACCGCGATGATTATGGTGCGTTCGCAATTAGAGGTCGCTGATAACTCAGGCGTCAAGAAAGTCTGGGCGATCGGCGTCATCGGGCGCGCCAATAAAAAGAAGGCGGCCATCGGCGATGTGATCACCGGCCACGTGCGCGAGGCCGACCCGGACGCCTTGGCGAAGAAGGGCGAGGTCATTCGCTGCGTGCTGGTGCGGACCAAAGCGCCGATTCGGCGCAACGATGGCACCACGCTGAAGTTCGACACCAACGCGGTGGTCCTCATCGACAATCAGAATAATCCCAAGGGCACGCGCGTCTTCGGCCCGGTGGCGCGCGAGTTGCGCGAGCGCCGATTCATGAAAATCATTTCACTGGCTCCCGAGGTGGTGTGATGTCCCGCATCAGGAAAGGGGATACGGTCACGGTGCTTCGGGGGCGCGACAAGGGCAAACGCGGGAAGATCTTGCGCGTGTTTGGCTCAGCCGATGAGGCGCTGGTTGAGCGGATCAACCTCATGAAGCATTTTGAGCAGAAAAGCCAGCAGAACCCCGCCGGCGGCATCATCGAGCGCGAGGCCCCCTTGCCGCTGTCGGCCCTGGCAATCGTCTGTCAGCGCTGCAACAAGCCATCACGCATCGGCGTCCGCGTCGGCGCTGACGGCATGAAGCAGCGCGTCTGCCACCGGTGCAAGGAAGTGATTCAGTGATGCCGCATGTCCCGCGAATGCTTGAGCGGTACCGCGATGACATTGCGCCCGCGTTGATGAAGCAATTCAAGCGCGACAATATCATGGCCGTGCCTCGACTCCAGAAAATCGTGGTCAACATGGGCTGCGGGGAAGCGGCCCATGACGCGAAAATCCTGGAAAGCGCGCTGAGGGATTTAGGGGCCATCGCCGGGCAAAAACCTTTGGTCACGCGGGCGAAGAAGGCGGTTTCCAACTTCAAGATCCGCGAAGCCGACCCGGTGGGATGCAAAGTGACCCTGCGCCGCGCTCGAATGTACGAGTTTTTGGACCGGCTGGTCCACGTGGCCCTGCCGCGGATCCGCGACTTCCGCGGGCTGAATCCCAAGGGGTTTGACCAGCACGGCAACTACACGTTTGGGGTCAAGGAGCACGTGATCTTTCCGGAAATCCAGGTGGATAAGTCGCCGCAGTCGCTCGGCATGGATATCACGGTGGTGACCACGGCCACGTCGCGGGACGAAGCCTACAGCTTGCTGAAGCATTTCGGCTTTCCGTTCGCCCAGAAGCAGGAGAATTGATGGCAAAAAAAGCGTGGCTTGAGCGGGTCAAACGCGGACCGAAATTTCCGGTTCGCGCCGTCAACCGGTGCAGCCGCTGCGGGCGCCGCCGAGCGTATTACCGCCGGTTCGGGCTCTGCCGGATGTGTTTCCGCGAGATGGCCTGGCGGGGAGAAATTCCAGGCCTCGTGAAAGCGAGCTGGTGAACTGATGGCTGCTGCTGATCCGATTGCCGATGGGTTGACGAAACTCCGCAACGCCTCACGAGCGCGGCATGAGACGGTCGAGGTGCGGGCCTCGAAATTCATGGCGCAAATCCTCGAGGTGCTCAAGCGAGAAGGGTTTATCCGAACCTACAAGGCCATTGGCGACACGCCGCCGCAGCGAGCGCTTCGTGTGTATCTCAAGCACGCCAAGCGCACACCGGCGATCACCCAATTGATCCGCATCTCACGGCCCGGGGTGAGAATTTACCGCCGCTACCCCGAGCTGCCCCGTGTGCTGGGCGGTTTGGGCGCCGTGGTGGTGTCGACCTCTAGGGGTTTGATGACCGAGCGAGAGGCCTATCAGCAGAAGCTCGGCGGCGAAATCGTCTGTTATGTGTGGTGAGCCGTGACATGTCAAGAATTGGCCGCATTCCCATTGCGATTCCCACGGGAGTCAACACCAAACAGGAGGGCGGGCAGCTGCATGTCGAGGGGCCCAAGGGCAAGCTGTCGCTGGCCGTGCCGCCCTCGCTGAAGATCACGCAGGAGGGCCAGCATCTGCGCGTGGCGGTGGCGAGTGCCACGCCGGAGAGCAGCAAGACCCATGGACTCTATCGCGCGCTCATCAATAACATGGTCCAGGGCGCCTCGAGCGGATTTTTGAAGGAGCTGGAAATTGTCGGCGTCGGCTTCCGCGCGCAGCTCGCTGGCAAGCAGCTTTCGCTGACGGTGGGGTTCTCCCATCCGGTCCTCGTGGATATTCCTGCGGGCGTGACGGTCGAAGTGCCGAAACCGACCTCGGTGATCATCAAGGGCGCTGATCGGCAGCAGGTAGGGCAGTTTGCGGCCGACGTCAGGCGGGTGTATCCTCCCGAACCGTATAAGGGCAAGGGCATTAAGTACGCCGGCGAAATCATCCGACGAAAAGCCGGCAAAGCGGCGACCGGATCCGGGGCCAAAGCAGGGTGAGTACGCGATGGGAAAAACAGCACAACGAGTCTTGGGACGGCGCGCTCGGCATCTCCGGTTGCGCAAAAAAGTGGTCGGCCTGCCGGCGCGGCCACGGCTGGCCGTCTTTCGAAGCCATCAGCATCTCTATGCGCAGCTCATCGATGACATGGCTGGCAAGACGCTGCACGGCTGGTCGACGAAAGATGCGCGGCTGAAGGCGCTAAACCGCGGCAGCACCGTCGAGGCGGCGAAGGGGCTCGGCGCGCTGATCGCGCAGGATGCAACCAAACAGGGCATTACCCGGGTGGCGTTTGATCGCGGCGGCTATCTGTTCCACGGGCGCGTGAAGGCCCTGGCTGATGCCGTCCGCTCAGGAGGATTAGCCGTCTAATGGCACGAGCTCCGCAACGCGCTGGTGGCCAAGAAGGTCGCGCACCGAGAGAGGGCCATCAGCTGATGGAAAAGCTGATCAGCGTCAACCGAGTCGCGAAAGTGCATAAGGGGGGCAAGCGCCTCGCCTTCAACGCGCTCGCGATCGTCGGCGACGGCAAGGGCCGCGTGGGGATGGCGCTGGGCAAAGCCAATGAGGCGGCCGATGCGATTCGCAAAGGGTTTCTGATTGCCGCCCGCAGCATGATGACCGTGCCGCTGAGGGACACCACGATTCCCCACGAGGTTATTGGAAAATCGGACGCCTCCAGGGTCTTGCTCAGGCCCGCAAGTCCTGGGACTGGCATCATCGCGGGAGGCCCGGTGCGCGCGGTCTGCGAGGCGGCCGGCATCCGCGATATTCTCACGAAAAGTTTGGGCTCCAACACGCCGTTAAACTTGGTGAAAGCCACGCTGGAAGGGCTCGGCCGGCTGGAGCACCCTGATCACATCCGCGAGCGTCGCCGCTTGGTGTTGGAAGTCACAGAATAACACAAGGAACCATGGACGTTACGACGATACCGTCAATCCGAGGCGCGCGGCACCGCAGAAAGCGCGTGGGGCGAGGCATCGGTTCCGGCCACGGCAAGACCTCCACCCGGGGGCAAAAAGGCCAGCGATCCCGCACCGGCTCGCGCAAACGTCCAGGGTTTGAAGGGGGAAGGAACCCGCTCATCCGCCGGCTGCCGAAGCGCGGCTTTAAGCAAAAAGCCACCGGGCGGCCGCTGCCGCCGGAGATCCTGAATGTGGAGCAGCTCAACCGCGCTCCTGAAGGCGAGCGGCTCACACCGAACCGATTGCGAGAACTGGGGTTGATCGGGCATCTCGGCCGCCGGGTCGTGCTGCTGGGCGATGGGAAGCTTGAGAAACGCGTGGCCATCGCCGTGCACCGGGCGAGCGCTTCGGCGAAGGCGAAGGTGCAGGCTGCAGGCGGAACGATCGAGCTCATTGACAACTAACCTGGTGACCGTCGGATGCGACTACTGAAAGCGCTCGTCAATGCGTGGAGCATCCCGGAGCTGCGGAAGAAGCTGCTCTTCACGATGGCGATGATCGCCATCTATGAAGTCGGCATTTTTATCCCCGTCCCCGGGATCAACGGACGCGAGCTGGGGCGGATTTTCGATCAAATCGCCCAGGCCAGCGGCGGCGGGCTGCTCAATTTGCTGGACATGTTCACCGGAGGCGCGCTCTCGCATGCGACGATCTTCGCGCTGGGCATCATGCCGTACATCAGTGCCACGATCATCGTGGAAACGCTGCTCGCGACGGCGATCCCCCAGCTAGAGAAACTTCGCAAGGAAGGGATCACCGGCTACCGCAAACTGCATCAATACTCGCGATACGCGACCGTCCTCCTCGCCGTGGTGAACTCGTTTATGTACGCCATGCTCCTGGAGAAAGTGATCCCGGGGCAATTTCAGGCGCAGATCGTCCTCTTCCCAGGGATGGGGTTTCGGCTGCTGACGATTCTGACGATGACGGGGGGGATGGCGCTGATCATGTGGCTGGCTGAGCAGATCACCGAGCGCGGCATCGGCAACGGCATGAGCTTGCTGATGACGTGCTCCATCGTCGGCCGCATTCCCCTGGCGATCCGCGACATGTTCCTTCGCCTCGGGCCGGAAGGGTTCAGCCAATCGCCGCTGCAGCCGCTGGCGATGATCGCGATGGGGGCGTTCTTGATCGGCATCGTCGTGGCCGTAATTGTGGTCGAGCAAGGCCAGCGGCGGATCCCGGTGCAATATGCCCGCCGTATCATGGGGCGGCAGTCGTACCAAGCGCAAAGCACCTATTTGCCGCTGAAGGTCAACAGCGGCGGGGTCTTGCCGATCATCTTTGCGGTGTCGCTGCTGTACTTTCCCATTCAGATTGCCGGGTTTGTGCCGCACCTGCAGGGCTTGACGAACTGGTTTTCGCGGACGTCGCTCTTTTTTAATGTGTGTTACGCAGGCTTGATCGTCTTTTTCACCTATTTCAGCACGGCGCTCACCGCGCATCAGTTTCTTGAGGCGTCCGAGCAAATGAAAAAAGTCGGCGCGTTCATTCCCGGCATCCGCCCGGGACAGCCGACCGTGGATTATCTCGATGGCGTCCTCACGCGCGTGACCTTTGTCGCCGCCGTCTACCTCGTGGCCGTGGCGATCTTGCCGGACGTCATCATGGCGCTGATGAAGATCCCGCCGCGGGTCGCGGGATTCTTCGGGGGGACGAGTTTGCTGATTGTCGTTGGCGTCACACTCGACACGATGAAGCAAATCGAGTCGCACTTGCTCATGCGACACTATGAAGGGTTCTTTAAAGCCGGCCGGCTGAAGGGCCGAACCGCGTAGGGGCCGCAACGTGCGACTCGTCTTTTTAGGCCCCCCAGGTGTTGGGAAAGGCTCTTTGGCATCGCTGTGTGAGGCCCGGTTGGGCATCCGCCACATCTCCACCGGAGAAATTTTCCGCCAGGAAATCGCCCAAAAGACTCCGCTGGGCCGACGGGTCGCGGCGCATGTGGCCAACGGGCGCCTGGTCCCCGATGCGTTGGTGGTTCGGGTCATGGCCGCGCATCTTCGCCCGGCCGTGCTTCGCGGGGGATTCGTCCTGGACGGGTTTCCGCGCACGCAGGGGCAAGCCGCGGGGCTTGACCGGGTGCTGCGGCGCCACCGCCATCCGCTGGATGGCGCGGTGTATCTCACCTCGCCGCAGGCGCTGCTCATCAAGCGCCTCTCTGGCCGGCGGGTGTGCAGCCGATGCGGGGCCAATTACCACGTCCGCACGATGAAGCCGAAGCGGCCCGGGCGGTGCGATCGGTGCGGTGGGGCGCTGATGACGCGCAAAGATGACCAGATCCAGACGATCCGCAAGCGCCTGTCGGTGGTTCGGGCAGCCACGAACCCACTGCTCCGGTATTACCGGCGCAGTGGACTGCTGCATCTCGTGGACGGCCGCGGGCATATTGACACGGTCTTTCGGCGCGCGATGAACCTGTTTCGACAGCAGCGCTGGGCTTCTGGCAGCGGCAGAGATGATCGAACTCAAAAACGCCCAAGAAATTGAGCAGATGCGAACGGCAGGACGGGTTGTCGCGGGAATGCTCCAGCGGCTTGCGGCCATGGTCGCGCCGGGTCTGAAAACCAAGCGCTTGGATGCGGAAGCCGCGCGGTTCTTGGAGGCGCATCATGCGGCCCCGGCGTTTTTAGGCTATCGAGGGTTTCCGGCGACGGTCTGCGTGTCGATCAATGAAGAAGTCGTCCATGGCATTCCCGGCGATCGAACGCTCCGCGCCGGAGATGTGGTCAGCATTGACGCGGGCGCCGTGGTTGAGGGGTTCTACGCGGATGCGGCGATTACCGTCGGCGTTGGGGACGTGGCGGCTGACGCGCGCCGGCTGATGGAGACCACCCGGCGCGCCCTCGCCGAGGGCATCGCCCTGGCCAAGGCCGGGCGGCGCGTGTCGGATATCTCTCATGCCGTGCAGCAGGTCGTGGAGCAGCAAGGGTTTGGCGTCGTGAGGGATTTCGTGGGGCACGGCATCGGTCGCGCCCTGCATGAAGACCCGCCGATTCCAAACTTCGGGCCTCCGGATATGGGGCCGCGCCTGGACATCGGCATGGTCTTGGCGATCGAGCCTATGGTGACCATGGGTGGCTTCGATGTGGAAGTCCTGCGGGATGGGTGGACCGCCGTGACGAAAGACCGCTCCTGGGCGGCCCACTTCGAGCATACGGTGGCCATCACGGAGCGCGGCGCGGAAATCCTCACAGCGGTGAATTCGCCCTGATGCCAAAAGAAGAGCTGATCGAAGTGGAAGGCACCGTGATTGAGGCGCTGCCGAACACCATGTTTCGCGTTGAAATCCAAGAAGGCCACGTCGTGTTAGCGCACCTCGGCGGGAAATTGCGGAAGCACTACATTCGCATCCTGCCGGGAGATAAGGTCAAACTGGAGCTCTCTCCGTATGATTTGACTCGGGGACGCATCACCTTTCGGGTGTCGTAATGAAGGTCAGAGCATCGATTCGAAG
This window harbors:
- the tuf gene encoding elongation factor Tu (EF-Tu; promotes GTP-dependent binding of aminoacyl-tRNA to the A-site of ribosomes during protein biosynthesis; when the tRNA anticodon matches the mRNA codon, GTP hydrolysis results; the inactive EF-Tu-GDP leaves the ribosome and release of GDP is promoted by elongation factor Ts; many prokaryotes have two copies of the gene encoding EF-Tu), with amino-acid sequence PHTTFHAEVYCLTKEEGGRHTAFVQGYRPQFYFRTTDVTGNVTLPAGTEMVMPGDNITVTVELIQPVAMEKEQRFAIREGGKTVGAGVITEIVK
- the rpsJ gene encoding 30S ribosomal protein S10, translating into MAQPAPRIRVKLKAYDHRVLDLSTREIIETVERTGAKISGPVPLPSKRELYTVLRSPFIDKKSREQFQLVTHKRLIDILEPTSKTIDALRKLNLPSGVYVEVK
- the rplC gene encoding 50S ribosomal protein L3, which codes for MMIGLLGKKLGMTHTYDEHGRRMAVTAIQAGPCTILQLREPGKHGYGAVQLGFEPIAETKLTKPAAGQFKKLRLAPFRYTRELRLPAAQSNGEQELKAGQQLTVDLFQEYELVDISGISIGKGFQGGMKRWGWHGGGETHGSMSHRAPGSIGSTTTPGRVFRGHHLPGHMGDRRTTIQHVRIVGIYPEKNVLLLEGSVPGADNELIAVTKSIKRPGAMRKPQAILNIVDEDDENLSKTAKAAKKKLPTKPAA
- the rplD gene encoding 50S ribosomal protein L4; this encodes MNLSLFDMHGKEIGQLDLNPDLWDGKVNLALLSQAIAMYRTNQRFGLASTKTRSDVSGGGKKPWKQKHTGRARAGSTRSPLWRHGGSVFGPRPRNAHYRLPQAMRRQALLESLKGKLRDQELVVIDRLSAETPKTKTFATLAKTFQAPRRSVIVLHEATEALVKSLRNLRVFELASAAALNAFDVLNAHKVLMTKAAFDRLEQRVTHDHSAN
- the rplW gene encoding 50S ribosomal protein L23, with protein sequence MTIAPTEIIKRVLQTEKGTRLAKDDQYLLNVAVSANKVEIRRAVEALFQVKVQQVNTHIGHGKWRRLSTRAGRRPDWKRAIVTVGKGQKIEVKT
- the rplB gene encoding 50S ribosomal protein L2 — encoded protein: MGIKTHKPTTSTMRFQVTSDFAELTTDTPYKPLLEPMRKTGGRNNHGHITSRFMGGGHKQMYRRIDFYRRDKAGMPAKVLTVEYDPNRSARIALIEYEDKERRYILWPDGLAVGETIMAGDDADVKVGNALPLSRIPPGQMIHNIELQQRHGGQIVRSAGSAATIQAKEGELAHVKLPSGEVRLVHQECWATIGQVGNADHKSFVLGKAGRSRWLGRRPHVRGIAMNPIDHPHGGGEGKSGQGNPHPVSPWGWHTKGRKTRNRNKYSARVIVTRRT
- the rpsS gene encoding 30S ribosomal protein S19, with the translated sequence MGRSAKKGAFVDEPLLRKIQVAQQTRDRKPIKTWSRRSTVTPDFLGLNFMVHNGRAFTPVFVTENMVGHKLGEFAPTRIFKKHGGVKKAVAGPVGTTATTSIAAPAAAAAEKK
- the rplV gene encoding 50S ribosomal protein L22; the encoded protein is MIARAVAKYVRMTPRKAGYVMVPLRQRTVAEALALLSTANRRAAGPIAKLVASAFANARARNPELQPEHVVITKAVANEGPRWKRFRAAAFGRAARVLKRTTHLTVELDRKS
- the rpsC gene encoding 30S ribosomal protein S3, which gives rise to MGHKVNPQCLRLSISRGWNSKWFSPDKKQFRQQLGEDRKIRELLQKELASAAVSRVIIERSAERVRITIHTARPGILIGRRGESIERIKTLVQQIIGTGQQLDIKYVEITNPAIDAQLVADSLAFQLEKRIAFRRAMKRAIQQAMDSKDCKGIKVVCDGRLAGAEMTRREVYRVGKVPLSTLRSNIEFGVSTAHTTAGCIGTKVWICRGDLVSLEREKRPVLRARSAMPEPSATSTPVTT
- the rplP gene encoding 50S ribosomal protein L16 encodes the protein MSLLLPKRIKYRKAFRGKRRGVAKGGTALAFGEFGLKALENGWVTAAQIEACRVAISRSLARGGKSWLRIFPDKPCTVHGQEKPMGAGKGLVDHWVAVVKRGRIMFEVDGIPEPLAKATFRLAACKLPIRTSLVSRKNA
- the rpmC gene encoding 50S ribosomal protein L29, encoding MATPTRQTIKDLRAMSTPDLQQQLHALRQELWQQRLKAKAGALQQTHLITMTRRQIARAFTVLRETRTPA
- the rpsQ gene encoding 30S ribosomal protein S17, which codes for MTEPAAASRASRKVRIGTVVSNKMKKTIVVRVNRLVKHPKYQRIIRQSSTFKAHDETNSAAIGDWVKIMETRPLSKDKRWRLVEIVRRASTAPAVPGGEEEPADDRTKTPQMTADQQPSSSPSAAQGIPR
- the rplN gene encoding 50S ribosomal protein L14, producing the protein MIMVRSQLEVADNSGVKKVWAIGVIGRANKKKAAIGDVITGHVREADPDALAKKGEVIRCVLVRTKAPIRRNDGTTLKFDTNAVVLIDNQNNPKGTRVFGPVARELRERRFMKIISLAPEVV
- a CDS encoding 50S ribosomal protein L24, which translates into the protein MSRIRKGDTVTVLRGRDKGKRGKILRVFGSADEALVERINLMKHFEQKSQQNPAGGIIEREAPLPLSALAIVCQRCNKPSRIGVRVGADGMKQRVCHRCKEVIQ
- the rplE gene encoding 50S ribosomal protein L5, giving the protein MPHVPRMLERYRDDIAPALMKQFKRDNIMAVPRLQKIVVNMGCGEAAHDAKILESALRDLGAIAGQKPLVTRAKKAVSNFKIREADPVGCKVTLRRARMYEFLDRLVHVALPRIRDFRGLNPKGFDQHGNYTFGVKEHVIFPEIQVDKSPQSLGMDITVVTTATSRDEAYSLLKHFGFPFAQKQEN